atgtttttggaaaaaatcaataattagcAGATAAAACAAGTGATTTATGAGACAGAAAAGCTTTAGAAAACACGAAGATGACAAATCAAACAAGCGGTTAAACTGGAAAATCCGAGAAGGACAGCGTGTTGGGAAGAGCGAAATAGTGGAATGAATCAAGAGGACAGCTGGAGCCGCAACGCGCGCACGCGACGCGACCGGTTGTTGgcggaagtttgaaaattaaatttcgcaACAGAGCTtcatttttcgcgaaaattttcgtgaaaagGAAATTAATCATAGGGATTTGTAGAGAAACTTCCGTgttttaaaatctcaaattaaaCGATTTCActactgctcaaaaaatgttacttCTCTCTTTCAGGAATttattgaacatttaaaacacTGCCAAAGTAGAGTTAGATGAGTGTAATTATATTCAAACTATTTCAAGCCCGTTGAATACCCAAAGCTTTTCACCtatattgaaaatcaatatttatttaatcaATAATAAGTATGTTCCCGCAACATTAAATACCGTATCACAAAATTGAGTGAATGTTATCTACTTTGAAATGACTCACATTCGTAACGAgtcacaaaaaagaaaagaaatttgacATCATTTCTGTGGATCTTCTTTGTATAaaggtttgaaaaatgagaacgGAGTTGActtgattttaaaagttttggaatGTCCACCCTTCCCGTATTTTCTTCCGATGGTGAAGTATACATAAACTTTTCTATaatgatttgaaaagtttcagatgaTATATCGTCAGAACTACTTGGCCCTTTCAGGTATTTGGTGAAGCTTTCATTGCTAGATTGTTCTGCAAAATCTAAACGAATGACTATTTTCACATGCATTTTAGGACTTTTTATGATCGTAGTAACACTCAtaagaattccaattttaatgGAAACAGTTGGAACTGTAAGTGGAAATTGAgtttcaaaacagaaaaacttACGAGATATTTTCTACAGCCATTATCGTTCGGATGGGGAgaaggaaattttttcggatattctGCCTTATTTGGATTTGTGTGCTCCCTTTGTGTTTTTGGGTGGACTAAAAATGGACTGGTCCAAAAGTTTTGCGGACGATTGGTACGAGTTCGAATGTTACGACAGGTGGCAAATCCAAAGTTGGATAATTTTCGTATTCTGCATATTCTTGCTCTGTGCTTCTCAATACCTTGGTTTGTAGCAATGATGTCTTGGATAATCTACAATTTCATCAATGGAAAGATATATTATGGAGGGTAAGTTCTAGTCTAGGAAAATCTGGGAATGAtaaatgaaatttcgatttttttaaatgtttgaatgTTTCAGAGGAGAGCAAAATTTTCTCTCGCGAATTTTCATTCTGGTTACAAACTTCTACATTTGGTACATATCGACAATCTGTCTTgcaatttacatttttatctCTTCTGCTCTGAACCGCGaagttaattattttaatgaaGAGCTGCAAAAAGcaaaagaagagaaaacattgaaaaacattggcgttttagaaaaattcgataTCCGACAGAATGAAATTCTCGAGATGATATTAGTTACCAATGGCTCACTTTCGAGCCTTGGCGGATTTGCaccatttttcttgttgtGGAGTCTAATCAATGGTATCTATATCACCTCGTAAGTGTAAAAGTCCCGGtagcaaaatttggctgaTTGTCtaaattataattgaaaatagtaACTTTAAATTACAGATTCTTCAATTCTAATCCTCTTTTATACTCAATTATTCTTGGATTCAACCTTgctgcaataattttttacatatttttcgtGCTGATTCCACCATGCACTCTACAAGAACATCTGAAATCTACCAACTGCATTTTGATCAATAATGATGAATTTGAATGCACAAAAGATCCAATTGTATATCAAACTTATCGGATAATGATTGATCGCCTACAGAAAATTGAGACTCGAATTTGCATTATAGCTTCCCTACCAATTACGCAAAACACTTTTGCGGCATGTACATTtattattccaaattttggttttctgttaataatcattaaaaaagttattcttGCCAATGGTGGGCACGTTTGATTTAAATGATCTCAATTGTTTCTCGCGTGgcattttgtgaattttgaataaagctggaaacctttttttcgtaataactttaaatttgaGGGAAACCCCATACATTTGATTCTTTAATATGTATATTCTAATTCAAAACTACTagaaaaaaacgtaatttGAAAGGAGTAGTGTACAAACAttgttaaaatcaaaatactCATAcggaataagaaaaaatgaacaagcCTTATCAGGTAAATGaaatacctgaaaaatcaaaattcccgTATGATTTTTAGTGATAACATTTTGGTTCAAACTTGACTCATTATTTTTGGTCACAGGAAATGTGCACAAAGAGCTTGTATATTGGAGCAGCCTTTGGCTAATATTGGACAAAATATATCATTCCTCAGCAAAAATAAGTACAATTTCGAACACTCTCTCGGGttgatttattaaaatatacaAGTAAGTTGAGAGATGTCATGGAACTACACTTGAAGTTCCAAAATGGTGAGGTAGTAGAACTGGGTACTGTAACAATGTCTTAAAAAAGGATTAAGTTATGGAGAATATTCTTCTAGGAATTTGTTGCTTACAAGATTATTAACgcaaattcctgaaatttagaatttctaCATGCCATATTAgtaccaaattaaaaaaatttgaacttaatGTTGAAAATGTCGTTTTCAAGCACCTCCAAACCTGACTTATACATATTAGGATCACATCCGAAGCAAAATATTCCAAGAATATATCACCTGTTAAAGTAGATATGATCCACCTTGAAATGACTCAGATTCAAAAACGGTCACACAAAATGTACCCAGCTCGCACACTGCGTCTGGGTCTCTTTGGTTTGCCCAATGTTTCCTccatttcataaaaatcgtgCCAGTAGACCGAAGCTTATggaaacaatcaaaaaaagtataaataaaggttcaaaaagtgagaaaagagTAGAGTTTTCATTTCAGAACTCGATAAATTGATGGTAAAAATGTCAAATCTCCCAGTTTTCTCTTTTGATGGTATGTTGAATCAAACTTGAATCAAACcccaatttatatttaaaatttcagatgacaaATCATCAGAGTTACTTGGCCCTTTCagacactttttgaaagtttcattgCTAGATTGTTCTGCAAAAACCAAATGTTGTTCTATTTTTACATGTCTTGTTGGAGTTATTATTGTCATTATAACATTCAtgagaatttcagttttaatgcAAACAGCTGGAGCTGTAAGTAGGCAGTgcattttataattaaaaatacaggaaataattttcagccattctCTTTTTCATGGGGAGAAGCGAGTTTTTTCGGGTATCCGGCGATTTTTGGATTTGTTTGTTCCTTGTGCCTTTTTGGTTGGACTAAAAATGGATTGGCTTCAAAATTCTGCAAACGACTGGTTCGAGTGCGAATGCTACGACAGGTGGCAAATCCAAAGTTGGATAACTTCCGTATTCTCCATATTCTTGCTCTGTGCTTCTCAATACCTTGGTTTGTAGCAATAATGTCTTGGATAATCTACAATTTTATTAATGGTAAAATATATTATGGAGGGTAAGTACATAGCTCATTATTAGCAAAGGAAGAATCATTGAACTCCAGTTCTTTTCTATAATGCACCTTGTGCTAgtctttttgtattttggaGAATTGGAATTGTAGAAGATGCTCAAACTGCCCCGTTTCCTGACTTGAAAGAATACAGTTTAAACTGGTTCCTACTATTGCTTTCTACAATTGTgattgtagaaaaaaatcgaaagtgCTATAAGCTGTGTTATTCAACTTACATTGTTTCAGTATAGAACAAAATTTGCTCTCGAGAATTTTCATTCTTGTTACGAACTTGTACATTTGGTACATATCGACAATCTGTCTTgcaatttacatttttatgtCTTCTGCTCTGAACCGCGaagttaattattttaatgaaGAGCTGCAAAAAGcaaaagaagagaaaacactgaaaaacattggcgttttggaaaaattcgatttccgACAGAATGAGATTCTCGAGATGACATTATTTGCCAACGGATCACTGTCAAGCCTCGGAGGATTTGCCCCATTATTCTTGCTCTGGGGCCTGGTCAACGGAATTTATCTAACCTCGTAAGTAAAAAGGCTTATACTGTGGACTTGGGGAATACaaagtaaaattgaaactaaacatttcaaattgcaGATTCTTCAACACCACACCTGTTCTGTACTGCATTATTCTTGGATTTAACATGGCTGCCATTATTTTCTACAGTGTTTTTGTTTCGATCCCACCTTGCACTCTACAAGAACATCTGAAATCTACCAACCGCATTTTGATCAATCATGATGAATTTGAATGCACAAAAGATCCAATTGTATATCAAACTTATCGGATAATGATTGATCGCCTACAGAAAATTGATACTAACATTTGTATTATTTCTTGGATTCCAATTACACAAAGCACGTTTGCTGCGTGTACATTTATAATTccaaatttaggttttttgttaataatGGTCAAAAATACAATACTTGCCAATGGTGGTCAGGCTTGATTTG
This is a stretch of genomic DNA from Caenorhabditis elegans chromosome V. It encodes these proteins:
- the srr-10 gene encoding Serpentine Receptor, class R (Product from WormBase gene class srr;~Partially confirmed by transcript evidence), which encodes MSTLPVFSSDDDISSELLGPFRYLVKLSLLDCSAKSKRMTIFTCILGLFMIVVTLIRIPILMETVGTPLSFGWGEGNFFGYSALFGFVCSLCVFGWTKNGLVQKFCGRLVRVRMLRQVANPKLDNFRILHILALCFSIPWFVAMMSWIIYNFINGKIYYGGGEQNFLSRIFILVTNFYIWYISTICLAIYIFISSALNREVNYFNEELQKAKEEKTLKNIGVLEKFDIRQNEILEMILVTNGSLSSLGGFAPFFLLWSLINGIYITSFFNSNPLLYSIILGFNLAAIIFYIFFVLIPPCTLQEHLKSTNCILINNDEFECTKDPIVYQTYRIMIDRLQKIETRICIIASLPITQNTFAACTFIIPNFGFLLIIIKKVILANGGHV
- the srr-9 gene encoding Gustatory receptor (Predicted), coding for MVKMSNLPVFSFDDDKSSELLGPFRHFLKVSLLDCSAKTKCCSIFTCLVGVIIVIITFMRISVLMQTAGAPFSFSWGEASFFGYPAIFGFVCSLCLFGWTKNGLASKFCKRLVRVRMLRQVANPKLDNFRILHILALCFSIPWFVAIMSWIIYNFINGKIYYGGIEQNLLSRIFILVTNLYIWYISTICLAIYIFMSSALNREVNYFNEELQKAKEEKTLKNIGVLEKFDFRQNEILEMTLFANGSLSSLGGFAPLFLLWGLVNGIYLTSFFNTTPVLYCIILGFNMAAIIFYSVFVSIPPCTLQEHLKSTNRILINHDEFECTKDPIVYQTYRIMIDRLQKIDTNICIISWIPITQSTFAACTFIIPNLGFLLIMVKNTILANGGQA